The Huiozyma naganishii CBS 8797 chromosome 1, complete genome genome window below encodes:
- the CDC28 gene encoding cyclin-dependent serine/threonine-protein kinase CDC28 (similar to Saccharomyces cerevisiae CDC28 (YBR160W); ancestral locus Anc_8.513): MSAELANYKRLEKVGEGTYGVVYKALDLRQGQRVVALKKIRLESEDEGVPSTAIREISLLKELKDDNIVRLYDIVHSDAHKLYLVFEFLDLDLKRYMEAIPKDQHLGSNVVKKFMMQLCKGIAYCHAHRILHRDLKPQNLLINKEGNLKLGDFGLARAFGVPLRAYTHEIVTLWYRAPEVLLGGKQYSTGVDTWSIGCIFAEMCNRKPLFSGDSEIDQIFKIFRILGTPNETVWPDIVYLPDFKPSFPQWRRKDLAQMVPSLDAHGIELLDKLLAYDPINRISARRATMHPYFQDV, from the coding sequence ATGAGTGCTGAACTGGCAAACTACAAGAGACTAGAGAAAGTTGGTGAAGGTACGTATGGTGTTGTGTACAAAGCGCTGGATCTTCGCCAGGGCCAGAGGGTGGTCGCCCTGAAAAAAATCAGGcttgaaagtgaagatGAAGGTGTCCCCAGCACAGCCATCAGGGAAATATCCCTCTTAAAGGAGTTGAAGGATGATAACATTGTGCGTTTGTACGACATTGTCCACTCGGATGCACACAAGCTATATTTAGTTTTCGAGTTCTTGGATCTTGATTTGAAAAGATATATGGAGGCCATACCAAAGGACCAGCACTTGGGCAGCAACGTTGTGAAGAAGTTTATGATGCAATTGTGCAAAGGTATAGCCTATTGCCATGCCCACAGAATTTTGCACCGTGACTTGAAGCCTCAGAACCTGTTGATTAATAAAGAGGGTAATTTGAAGTTGGGTGACTTTGGGCTTGCAAGAGCGTTTGGGGTGCCCCTAAGAGCGTATACACATGAGATTGTTACTTTGTGGTACAGAGCTCCAGAGGTGTTGTTGGGCGGTAAGCAATATAGTACAGGTGTCGATACATGGTCAATTGGTTGTATATTTGCCGAGATGTGCAACAGAAAGCCATTATTCAGCGGTGACAGTGAGATTGACCAGATTTTCAAGATTTTCAGAATATTAGGGACGCCAAATGAAACCGTTTGGCCCGATATCGTTTACTTGCCGGACTTCAAACCAAGTTTCCCGCAATGGCGCCGAAAGGACCTTGCCCAAATGGTTCCAAGTTTAGACGCTCATGGAATCGAATTGCTGGACAAGCTACTAGCTTATGACCCAATCAATCGGATTAGTGCAAGGCGTGCCACGATGCATCCGTACTTCCAGGATGTCTAG
- the ICS2 gene encoding Ics2p (similar to Saccharomyces cerevisiae ICS2 (YBR157C); ancestral locus Anc_8.508) translates to MQASSQVLSFVNNPNEDELRLRSLCFPESYDANSTAPSVNSYLRRIYGDSVSSSNNNNSRSGNKNRDRSCSNMFSDTMSTTTTEFEERKVLLDRLNAYSFKNATKDTLKSEDVQQSGNTTSEEDDYAVDDEEEDDDDDEKDMCPRTPSPISDEGEGDGKYSLGKSPRGSMFISSMSAYNNPASAKRKPSQRRSKPISLTKAFGGLYINSNPTEGNNNNNNNGSNSNTPLSARSPSALKFDMYMGNEFDKDDDESVISPMSFGNNMSPLFTMNGTSDQIQRNQSGQFDSLKQFVAMNNLNTRGKSFTHRPSVSKMCRDSNLN, encoded by the coding sequence ATGCAGGCAAGTTCACAGGTTTTAAGTTTTGTAAACAACCCCAACGAGGATGAACTGAGGCTACGGTCTCTTTGCTTCCCGGAATCATACGATGCAAACAGTACTGCGCCATCGGTGAATTCGTACCTTCGGCGGATTTACGGTGACAGCGTatcttcatccaacaaTAACAATAGCAGAAGCgggaacaagaacagaGATAGATCTTGTTCCAACATGTTCAGCGACACCATGTCCACTACGACCACAGAGTTTGAGGAGAGGAAAGTGCTTCTGGACAGGCTAAACGCGTACTCATTTAAGAACGCGACAAAGGATACTCTAAAATCCGAGGACGTTCAGCAGAGTGGGAACACCACAtctgaagaagacgatTATGCtgtcgatgacgaggaggaagacgacgacgacgatgagaAGGATATGTGTCCAAGAACTCCTTCACCAATAAGTGACGAAGGCGAGGGCGACGGTAAATACAGTCTTGGGAAAAGCCCTCGTGGGAGTATGTTCATCTCATCGATGTCCGCGTACAACAACCCTGCAAGCGCAAAGAGGAAACCTTCgcagagaagaagtaaGCCTATTTCCTTGACGAAGGCGTTTGGCGGGTTGTACATCAACAGTAACCCAACCGAGGgtaacaacaacaataacaataacggcagcaacagcaacactCCGTTGTCTGCTAGGTCGCCTTCTGCGTTGAAATTTGATATGTACATGGGCAATGAGTTTGATAAGGATGATGACGAGTCCGTGATAAGCCCCATGAGCTTCGGAAACAATATGTCGCCCTTGTTCACTATGAACGGCACAAGTGACCAAATCCAAAGAAACCAATCTGGCCAGTTTGACAGCTTGAAGCAGTTCGTGGCAATGAATAATTTGAATACAAGAGGCAAGAGTTTCACACATAGGCCAAGTGTATCAAAGATGTGCCGTGATTCCAACTTGAACTGA
- the AMN1 gene encoding Amn1p (similar to Saccharomyces cerevisiae AMN1 (YBR158W); ancestral locus Anc_8.510) yields the protein MNFKSSFLNIYNKRTIESTNASKNGLAHSISEVKHPFKKQLNDKKPSTDKRQSRSNSPTRRNRLGNNQHFQFSEELKSTLTKSGEEKILSLQTDVEPFLSLPTPTTPDRKPRVISFLPTPQSLEKNFTDLVITQHINRAHPIFQIPEILENILRQVDEGSRFNCMLVNRLWSRVSFPILSRTPVFSSVVKVQLFFQLTQRTTLFKVETMTLNKIMQSYPMRKREVDFFFLSDLKALKIHICPQFRLPIHCFSSMKRLEEITITGNKAIDDNYLLKISPFLKNLKHLDLRACDNISDIGIVSIAINCPLLQTINVGRHKNGWKITDISVVALGKYTNVETVGVAGCHITDTGIWEFAKSNGHNIRRLSLNNCELLTDFSVPCLLGFNYFPNISVLEMRNLSKIKDVKFIVKFKLWQKSQGKPLLLETCDRLNALISKEEEDMRKLSCIMSLRDMTSWVNQDDSLTG from the coding sequence ATGAATTTCAAGTCATCATTTCTGAACATTTATAATAAAAGAACAATTGAATCGACTAATGCAAGTAAAAATGGATTAGCGCATTCCATCTCAGAGGTGAAGCACCCCTTTAAAAAACAATTAAACGATAAAAAGCCATCGACAGATAAAAGACAATCGAGATCGAACTCTCCAACAAGAAGGAATAGGTTGGGTAACAACCAGCATTTCCAATTCTCTGAGGAATTAAAGTCCACTTTAACCAAAAGTGGTGAGGAAAAAATACTATCATTACAAACAGATGTTGAACCATTCCTCAGTTTACCAACTCCAACTACACCAGATAGGAAACCGCGCGTGATCAGTTTCTTGCCAACTCCTCAATCATTGGAGAAAAATTTCACAGACTTGGTCATCACCCAACACATCAATAGGGCCCACCCCATATTCCAAATTCCCGAGATCCTGGAAAACATATTGCGTCAAGTAGACGAGGGATCTCGTTTCAATTGTATGCTCGTCAATAGGCTATGGTCTCGCGTCAGTTTCCCGATCTTGAGCAGAACCCCCGTATTCTCCAGCGTCGTTAAAGTGCAACTATTTTTCCAACTGACACAAAGAACAACTTTGTTTAAAGTTGAAACGATGACACTGAATAAAATAATGCAATCTTACCCCATGAGGAAACGTGAAGtagatttttttttccttaGTGACTTGAAGGCTCTCAAAATCCACATATGTCCACAATTCAGATTGCCGATACACTGTTTCAGCAGTATGAAAAGGTTGGAAGAAATTACTATAACCGGGAACAAAGCAATTGACGACAACTACTTGCTAAAGATTTCcccatttttgaaaaatttgaagcACCTTGACCTAAGGGCATGCGATAATATCAGTGATATTGGCATTGTTTCCATTGCAATAAACTGTCCACTGTTACAGACAATCAACGTAGGTAGACACAAGAACGGGTGGAAGATAACGGATATATCCGTGGTTGCACTGGGCAAATACACAAACGTAGAAACTGTTGGTGTTGCTGGATGCCATATTACAGACACCGGTATCTGGGAATTCGCCAAATCAAACGGACACAACATAAGAAGACTTTCGTTGAACAATTGCGAACTGCTAACCGATTTCTCAGTGCCTTGCCTTTTGGGTTTCAATTATTTCCCCAACATCAGCGTTTTGGAGATGAGAAATTTGTCTAAAATCAAAGACGTCAAGTTTATTGTCAAGTTTAAGTTGTGGCAGAAGTCTCAGGGGAAGCCGCTACTCTTGGAAACATGCGATAGATTGAACGCATTGATTagcaaagaagaggaggatatGAGAAAATTGAGCTGCATTATGTCTCTACGCGATATGACGTCGTGGGTCAATCAGGACGACAGCTTAACAGGGTGA
- the CNS1 gene encoding HSP70/90 family co-chaperone CNS1 (similar to Saccharomyces cerevisiae CNS1 (YBR155W); ancestral locus Anc_8.506) has translation MTNFDNTMSNEYKKPTRYVPGPNDPLLPPQLSDFKDKSTDEVMQELNRMPFFMTQLDNSDGDGGENVELEALKALAYEGEPHEIAENFKNQANDLYKVKRFRDARELYTKGIKVFCEDKSINESLFANRAACELELKNYRSCVADCQKAMEINPMNLKCFYRMGKAFLALGKFKEAHDAVSFGLKIDEENVPLKNLLAVIAKRETERKEYDEKKLKEKEFQENKKLLLKDALELRNLTNLKTSKRSALLGDAHIKLEDPMDFESQVIYPALVMYPTTNEFDFIAEVGELTTVQELLDLVMDRPQEWFDMPNHQNFSAKKLVAYMETKSGGLIKAGKKLSFHDILKKETPDVPVLDDAIKIYFVPKVDSEEWVSKWDKSAILAARSG, from the coding sequence ATGACCAATTTCGACAACACGATGTCAAACGAATACAAGAAACCAACAAGGTATGTTCCTGGGCCAAATGACCCATTGCTACCGCCTCAGTTATCTGATTTCAAAGACAAATCTACTGATGAGGTAATGCAGGAATTGAATAGAATGCCGTTTTTCATGACACAGTTGGATAACTCAGACGGTGACGGTGGTGAGAACGTAGAACTGGAAGCACTGAAGGCATTGGCATATGAAGGTGAGCCCCATGAGATTGCCgaaaatttcaaaaaccAAGCTAACGACTTATACAAAGTGAAAAGATTTAGAGACGCCAGAGAGCTCTACACCAAAGGCATCAAAGTGTTCTGTGAAGATAAAAGTATTAATGAATCACTTTTTGCCAACAGGGCCGCTTGTGAATTGGAACTGAAAAACTATAGAAGCTGTGTGGCGGACTGTCAAAAGGCTATGGAAATAAATCCAATGAATTTGAAGTGTTTTTACAGAATGGGGAAGGCATTTCTGGCACTTGGCAAATTTAAAGAAGCTCATGACGCTGTTTCGTTTGGGCTGaaaattgatgaagagaatgTCCCACTGAAGAATCTTTTGGCTGTTATTGCTAAAAGGGAAACGGAAAGGAAGGAAtatgatgaaaagaaattaaaagaaaaggaattccaagagaacaagaaactTCTGCTCAAAGATGCTTTAGAATTGAGAAACCTTACCAACTTGAAAACCAGCAAACGCTCTGCACTACTAGGCGATGCTCACATCAAGTTAGAGGATCCCATGGATTTCGAATCACAAGTGATTTATCCAGCTCTGGTGATGTATCCAACCACCAACGAGTTTGATTTTATAGCAGAAGTAGGTGAATTAACCACCGTTCAGGAGCTACTGGATCTCGTTATGGATAGGCCACAGGAGTGGTTTGATATGCCTAACCATCAAAATTTCTCGGCAAAGAAACTCGTTGCATATATGGAAACCAAAAGTGGTGGATTAATTAAAGCTGGGAAAAAGCTTTCCTTCCACGATatattgaagaaggaaacaCCCGACGTTCCTGTCCTGGATGATGCCATAAAAATATATTTCGTTCCAAAAGTGGATTCCGAAGAATGGGTATCCAAATGGGACAAATCTGCTATATTAGCGGCAAGATCTGGTTGA
- the CWC21 gene encoding U2-type spliceosomal complex subunit CWC21 (similar to Saccharomyces cerevisiae CWC21 (YDR482C); ancestral locus Anc_8.503): MSYNGIGLKSAKGSSTSGHVQKSLAGRAEGRSNAKNYTARRAALKSASKSDPGKLAAVKHESMAKHLNKRKVELQVSELRDKLEDQQETDASLTDEVIDERCNALREELSQERETEEQVAKVYKARHKRLDEDGSHPHTEPKADL; encoded by the coding sequence ATGTCTTACAATGGGATAGGTTTGAAGTCGGCCAAGGGTTCTTCGACCTCGGGCCACGTACAGAAATCTTTGGCTGGCCGTGCGGAGGGCCGGAGTAATGCGAAGAACTATACTGCACGGAGGGCGGCGCTGAAAAGTGCGTCCAAATCGGACCCTGGAAAACTTGCTGCCGTGAAACACGAGAGCATGGCGAAgcatttgaacaaaaggAAAGTGGAGTTGCAGGTATCCGAGTTGCGGGACAAATTGGAAGACCAGCAGGAAACCGATGCTTCCCTGACCGATGAGGTAATCGACGAGCGGTGCAACGCTCTGCGTGAAGAGCTCAGtcaagagagagaaacgGAGGAACAGGTGGCCAAAGTGTACAAAGCGAGACATAAACGGCTCGATGAGGACGGGTCCCATCCTCACACAGAACCCAAAGCAGACCTCTAA
- the SLI15 gene encoding Sli15p (similar to Saccharomyces cerevisiae SLI15 (YBR156C); ancestral locus Anc_8.507) yields MSWSFNPEKDNVSKYMVHSLNVLNNSLDQNMDDSVLHSADQWLRDKFENVLASPQQTTSLNNNDFEFTDKNDIFTTANASPERRKTPTKSNASSEFTPRSLSKQVPERAKKGTMWSPFSKERSPAIPTSNKPLSNREPIATNTESPTRGENIINTGNHSTPDTTSVQRNPNGKEKEQSALNSSRLLDTVSDNSEQKSVSPASGPNKTTSIGVSATVSPVNQLADTVVIPPKNVAQYDPGIEKRARIRQNLFVPLPEKDPLTVRSAAPVSKSKDSTKEITTTYPLAQTPKLPKLERKPTKKTPNSNPVSQINNVDHSPSARSERKVQKSTGITKENQTKLKSPLKHIALTNSSVKKSPNISENVFDRLSSLSTKSFKKKVQSHSKPHTSLPRSSIDFSGSPMRRHSPPAKRPNQDELSMQETLKDIFSTSKTKPRLNLSIPKKKESLPLENDASKLPPVTSIKYPVEHDDMKVALPLAPSSPNKENFKQVNLSISPGIEGKSPVSKGFSVSGDSTKEGLPKSNNSTEKFSKSTGNAEDRKCDNKLTEFQFLPRPGPDKEDVKARLNKRLSEVLRTQHELGKRRKEQRRKKSQLEDDLSKRSNVKFSDFKNYSKKHSLLASSEPAKTFTKSSSNKRRRTKDNRESTDPNSVLAGINSIDYRNKASLKPSSHIQNKARSEAVDDSLPEILSDPELDTVVLSNWAKESPLRQQLVEQENWDTKKIFGPLAPLHIEEIFPTTSRLHKYKTAMARKTSWKS; encoded by the coding sequence ATGAGCTGGTCGTTTAATCCCGAGAAGGACAATGTATCCAAATACATGGTTCATTCTTTGAATGTGCTCAATAATAGCCTGGATCAAAACATGGATGATTCGGTCCTCCACTCTGCTGACCAGTGGCTAAGAGATAAGTTTGAGAATGTTCTTGCATCTCCACAGCAAACAACATCCCTTAACAACAATGACTTTGAATTCACTGATAAAAATGATATATTCACTACTGCAAATGCTTCTCcagagaggaggaagacaCCAACAAAGAGTAACGCCTCCAGCGAGTTTACACCAAGGTCACTGTCAAAGCAAGTTCCAGAGAGGGCAAAAAAGGGTACAATGTGGTCGCCGTTTAGCAAGGAGCGCTCACCGGCAATTCCAACTTCCAATAAACCACTGTCAAATAGAGAACCCATAGCTACAAATACAGAAAGCCCTACCCGCGGAGAGAACATCATTAACACAGGCAATCATAGTACGCCAGATACCACTTCTGTGCAACGAAATCCCAACggtaaagaaaaagaacagtCTGCATTGAATAGCTCCAGACTGTTAGATACTGTCTCAGATAATTCAGAACAGAAAAGTGTTAGTCCAGCATCCGGCCCTAATAAAACCACATCCATTGGCGTGAGCGCAACTGTATCACCCGTGAATCAGCTAGCCGATACAGTAGTGATTCCACCGAAGAATGTTGCTCAGTATGATCCAGGGATTGAAAAAAGGGCTAGAATAAGACAAAATCTGTTCGTTCCCTTACCTGAAAAGGACCCGCTTACAGTTCGATCGGCAGCGCCTGTGTCCAAATCAAAAGATTCCACTAAAGAAATAACTACCACATACCCACTAGCTCAGACTCCAAAATTACCGAAACTTGAAAGAAAGCCTACGAAGAAGACACCCAATAGCAATCCAGTTTCACAAATCAACAACGTCGACCATTCCCCGTCTGCTCGCAGTGAAcgaaaagttcaaaagagTACCGGAATCACAAAGGaaaatcaaacaaaacTTAAAAGTCCTCTTAAACATATAGCGCTGACAAACTCTTCCGTAAAGAAGTCCCCTAATATTTCTGAGAATGTATTTGATAGACTATCATCTCTCTCTACtaaatccttcaaaaagaaagtaCAGAGCCACTCAAAACCCCATACTAGCTTACCCCGGTCGTCGATTGATTTCAGTGGTTCTCCAATGAGGAGACATTCTCCCCCTGCGAAAAGGCCGAATCAAGATGAGCTATCGATGCAGGAAACATTGAAAGATATATTCTCGACCAGTAAGACAAAACCGAGGCTAAATCTGTCTattccaaagaaaaaagagtCATTGCCGTTGGAGAATGACGCTTCAAAGTTACCCCCAGTAACCTCAATTAAATATCCTGTGGAGCACGACGACATGAAAGTCGCTTTGCCCTTAGCACCTTCATCGCCaaataaagaaaactttAAGCAGGTCAACTTATCTATTTCGCCTGGAATAGAGGGGAAATCCCCAGTTTCTAAAGGTTTTTCAGTGTCTGGTGACAGCACGAAGGAGGGACTGCCCAAGAGTAATAATTCTACGGAAAAGTTCTCAAAGTCAACCGGAAATGCGGAAGATCGGAAATGCGATAACAAACTTACCGAGTTCCAGTTTTTACCACGCCCTGGGCCTGATAAGGAAGACGTTAAAGCAAGATTAAACAAGCGTTTGTCAGAAGTTCTTAGAACCCAACACGAGCTTGGAAAGCGGAGAAAGGAGCAGCGTAGAAAGAAATCGCAGTTGGAAGACGATTTATCCAAGCGCTCCAATGTCAAATTCAGTGATTTCAAGAATTattcaaaaaaacattCACTCTTAGCATCAAGTGAGCCTGCTAAGACTTTCACCAAATCGTCATCGAATAAAAGACGTCGTACAAAAGATAATCGAGAATCGACAGATCCAAATTCTGTTCTAGCGGGAATCAACTCGATAGATTATAGGAACAAGGCCAGTTTGAAGCCGTCTTCACATATTCAAAATAAGGCGCGTAGCGAGGCCGTTGATGATTCACTTCCAGAAATTCTGTCAGATCCTGAACTAGACACTGTAGTTTTGTCCAACTGGGCAAAGGAATCGCCATTGAGACAACAACTGGTAGAGCAGGAAAACTGGGACACAAAGAAAATCTTCGGACCATTGGCGCCATTGCATATTGAAGAGATATTCCCGACCACATCCAGATTGCATAAGTATAAAACTGCCATGGCGAGAAAAACATCTTGGAAAAGCTAA
- the KNAG0A03960 gene encoding alpha-1,2-mannosyltransferase KRE2 (similar to Saccharomyces cerevisiae KRE2 (YDR483W) and KTR6 (YPL053C); ancestral locus Anc_8.505) — translation MGLDQVNLEADVVVASKAPADKVPVAVTSASSTVDNKQEQALQEAPSVQDFIQEKTEEQQLEADLKANVKQTTMDFIKKDFANKGKRPKACFVTLVRNSELNGLLSSIRIVEQRFNAKFKYDWIFLNDEPFSEEFKKRVQEEVSSTVKFGLIPKEHWSYPDYIDQSKAADTRAKMADIIYGGSESYRHMCRYQSGFFWRHPLLDEYSWYWRVEPDTQLYCDINYDVFQWMQDHERCTVTITIHEYEATIPTLWKTSMNFFKEHPEYVSENNLMKFLSGNDGETYNLCHFWSNFEIASLDLWRSPAYRAYFDYLDRAGGFFYERWGDAPVHSIAAALRSQEIRSTTSPTLVPPTHLTTNCPRDMDVLQKQRTVPVTKGTTSHSKRMHAGQNITTLKA, via the coding sequence ATGGGGCTGGACCAGGTAAATTTGGAAGCGGACGTTGTCGTCGCTTCCAAGGCACCAGCGGACAAAGTGCCCGTTGCAGTTACCTCTGCTTCCAGCACGGTTGACAACAAGCAAGAGCAAGCTTTGCAGGAGGCTCCCTCTGTCCAGGATTTCATCCAGGAGAAGACCGAGGAACAGCAGCTCGAGGCTGACTTGAAAGCCAACGTCAAGCAAACCACCATGGACTTCATCAAGAAAGACTTCGCGAACAAGGGTAAGAGACCCAAGGCATGTTTCGTCACTCTGGTGAGAAACAGCGAGCTTAACGGGTTGCTCTCTTCCATAAGAATCGTCGAACAAAGATTCAACGCCAAGTTCAAGTACGACTGgattttcttgaacgatGAACCGTTCTCTGAAGAGTTTAAGAAGAGAGTGCAAGAGGAAGTGTCATCCACTGTCAAGTTCGGGTTGATTCCAAAGGAGCACTGGTCGTATCCAGACTACATCGACCAAAGTAAAGCTGCGGACACTAGAGCCAAGATGGCCGATATCATTTACGGTGGTTCAGAATCCTACAGACACATGTGTCGTTACCAATCCGGGTTCTTCTGGAGACATCCCCTACTGGACGAATACAGCTGGTACTGGAGAGTTGAACCAGACACGCAACTGTACTGTGACATCAACTACGATGTCTTCCAGTGGATGCAGGACCACGAAAGGTGTACGGTCACCATTACGATTCACGAATACGAAGCTACGATCCCAACTCTGTGGAAAACCTCCatgaatttcttcaaagaacacCCTGAATATGTATCGGAGAACAACTTGATGAAATTCTTGTCCGGGAACGACGGGGAGACGTACAACCTGTGCCACTTCTGGTCGAACTTCGAAATCGCATCGCTAGATTTGTGGAGATCGCCAGCGTACAGAGCTTACTTCGACTACTTGGACAGGGCCGGTGGGTTCTTCTACGAAAGATGGGGGGATGCCCCAGTGCACTCCATTGCGGCCGCGCTGAGATCCCAAGAGATAAGATCCACTACTTCTCCGACATTGGTACCACCGACCCACCTTACGACTAACTGTCCTCGGGACATGGACGTCTTACAGAAACAACGAACTGTGCCTGTGACCAAGGGAACGACTTCACATTCCAAGCGTATGCATGCGGGACAGAATATTACGACTCTCAAGGCATGA
- the IFA38 gene encoding ketoreductase (similar to Saccharomyces cerevisiae YBR159W; ancestral locus Anc_8.512) — MSFLDQLQELSTKSKCFNAACWGIFGFGVIKLTTLILRCMALFADLYILPPVNFSKYGAKKGAYCVITGASDGIGKEFAYQMASRGFNVILISRTISKLEALKEEIEKKYNVRAKILAVDISADDSSNYTKIRQICDSLPITALINNVGLSHSIPVPFLETEEDELRNIITINNTATLMITQIVTPHIIQSIKSKQASRGLILTMGSFGGLIPTPLLATYSGSKAFLQSWSNSLAGELSGDKIDVQLVLSYLVTSSMSKIRRTSMMIPSPKKFVQSTLGSFGRRCGSQERYATMTPFWSHAIYEFVIDETFGVYSKIVNAINYSFHKSIRTRALKKAATLAKQQ, encoded by the coding sequence ATGTCTTTTTTAGATCAGCTTCAGGAactttcaacaaagtcTAAGTGCTTTAACGCTGCATGCTGGGGTATCTTTGGGTTTGGGGTCATAAAATTGACCACTTTGATCCTGAGATGCATGGCTCTTTTTGCTGATTTGTACATTTTACCACCAGTGAATTTCTCAAAATACGGTGCGAAAAAGGGCGCTTACTGTGTGATCACCGGTGCGAGTGATGGGATTGGTAAAGAGTTTGCTTACCAAATGGCTTCTCGTGGTTTCAATGTTATTCtgatttcaagaacaatCAGCAAGTTGGAAGCattgaaagaggaaattgagaagaagtacaaCGTTCGGGCCAAGATTTTGGCTGTGGACATCTCAGCAGATGACAGTTCCAACTACACCAAAATTAGACAGATATGTGACAGCTTGCCAATTACCGCGTTGATTAATAACGTTGGCCTGTCTCACTCGATTCCAGTCCCATTCTTAGAGACCGAAGAAGACGAGTTGAGAAACATCATTACCATCAATAACACTGCAACTCTGATGATTACCCAGATTGTTACTCCACATATCATCCAATCTATTAAATCGAAGCAGGCTTCCAGGGGGTTGATCCTTACCATGGGCTCCTTTGGTGGGCTTATCCCCACTCCGCTATTAGCGACCTACAGTGGATCTAAGGCGTTCCTACAGAGTTGGTCCAATTCCTTGGCTGGTGAACTATCTGGGGATAAAATTGACGTTCAATTGGTTCTATCCTACTTGGTTACGAGCTCTATGTCCAAGATTAGAAGAACTTCGATGATGATTCCAAGTCCAAAGAAATTTGTCCAGTCAACTTTGGGGTCCTTCGGTAGACGTTGTGGTTCTCAAGAAAGGTATGCCACTATGACACCGTTCTGGTCCCACGCCATTTACGAGTTCGTCATCGATGAAACTTTCGGTGTCTACTCGAAGATTGTAAACGCAATCAACTACTCATTCCACAAGTCCATCAGGACGAGAGCTTTAAAAAAAGCTGCGACGTTGGCCAAGCAACAGTAA